A single genomic interval of Chitinophagales bacterium harbors:
- a CDS encoding glycosyltransferase family 1 protein, with product MNPKRFGLITKGSRGDIQPFIALAIRLKNRGHLVSIVTFKNFEPLIKDYGIDFIPLDLDMEKEVYDDEVMNVTRKGNLLTFALLLRKHSDKYLAKTISVIADAADKFDFMIVSGLVLPNILPIAEERNIPYAILNFSMPYSITKEFPVVGFGFQNIGWINKLSYTIFSYAACLVFLLREVNQSARLLHLPKWSLSQVRHEFLLHNRLIIHPMSSQLLHQPPDWPSNSVVTGFLNLPSTLRSSMKNEEIPQALQDWLEEGKKPIYIGFGSIPVPYPDLLKAVIVRLLEETQYRIIYCRGWTKPFLNIQHKNLFELDRINHEWLMPKCKLAIIHGGIGTIGAVLHGQIPMIIASILADQPNNGDLIEKTGLGLHIPFNKLSFEKVLRGIETLEKEPFQSNARKIGEKMKHENGVEESIVIIEDYMQKLLKTHNKV from the coding sequence TTGAACCCCAAAAGATTTGGTTTAATCACAAAAGGCTCCAGAGGAGATATTCAACCCTTTATAGCATTAGCAATAAGGCTTAAGAATCGTGGACATCTGGTAAGTATAGTGACCTTTAAAAACTTTGAACCACTCATCAAAGATTATGGAATCGACTTTATTCCTCTTGATCTCGATATGGAAAAAGAAGTCTATGATGACGAAGTCATGAATGTCACTCGTAAAGGTAATTTATTGACCTTTGCGCTACTACTCCGCAAACATTCAGATAAGTATCTAGCAAAAACAATTTCTGTCATAGCAGATGCCGCCGATAAATTTGACTTTATGATAGTGAGTGGGCTTGTCTTACCCAATATTTTACCGATAGCTGAAGAAAGAAACATACCCTATGCCATTCTCAATTTTAGCATGCCATATTCGATTACAAAAGAATTTCCGGTGGTAGGTTTTGGCTTTCAGAATATAGGTTGGATCAATAAACTTTCTTATACCATATTTTCCTATGCTGCTTGTCTAGTGTTTCTTCTGCGGGAGGTGAATCAATCTGCGCGCTTACTTCATTTGCCTAAATGGTCTCTGTCTCAAGTTCGACATGAATTTCTACTTCACAATCGATTGATTATTCATCCTATGAGTAGTCAATTACTCCATCAGCCTCCAGACTGGCCTTCTAACTCTGTGGTCACGGGATTTTTAAATCTTCCTTCGACATTGCGGAGCTCTATGAAAAATGAAGAAATACCCCAAGCGCTGCAAGATTGGCTCGAAGAAGGGAAGAAGCCCATCTATATAGGTTTTGGAAGTATTCCTGTGCCTTATCCGGATTTATTGAAAGCTGTAATTGTGCGATTGCTTGAAGAAACCCAATACCGCATTATTTACTGTCGTGGCTGGACCAAGCCGTTTCTGAATATCCAGCACAAAAATTTGTTCGAACTAGATCGCATAAATCATGAGTGGCTCATGCCCAAATGCAAACTAGCTATCATACATGGAGGTATTGGCACTATTGGCGCAGTATTGCATGGTCAGATACCTATGATAATTGCATCCATACTCGCTGATCAGCCTAATAATGGAGATTTGATTGAAAAGACAGGTCTGGGTCTACATATTCCATTTAATAAATTAAGTTTTGAGAAAGTCCTTCGAGGCATTGAAACACTAGAAAAAGAACCCTTTCAATCGAATGCACGAAAAATAGGTGAGAAAATGAAACATGAAAATGGGGTAGAGGAGAGTATCGTGATTATTGAAGATTATATGCAAAAGCTGCTGAAAACTCATAATAAGGTTTAA
- the dcm gene encoding DNA (cytosine-5-)-methyltransferase, with the protein MENEIKVIELFAGVGGFRLGLEGWNGKSASTGYKKPLKSPYKVVWSNQWEPSTKTQHASLVYENRFGKNGHSNEDIAQVDVSRIPDHDLLVGGFPCQDYSVATTLKNSKGLIGKKGVLWWSIHKIISEKKNKPKYLFLENVDRLLISPSGQRGRDFAIILQSLNELGYAVEWRIINAADFGMPQRRRRVFILAYLQGTNIYESIKEVNPTEWILEEGTLAEAFPVSSENSLCPTEFELKDDIVSISENFNKNGTTGLFENTGLMINGFVTTLKTYPNYDGNFTILKDLIQNGEVTSEFFIDKNELDKWIYLKGPKKEMRKNAQGFDYHYSEGGMIFPDSLDKPSRTIITGEGGKSPSRFKHVIQTPKGYRRLSPVELERLNMFPDDHTKLEGISDTKRAFFMGNALVVGVIEKIGTSLTDKIKQATKEWQDSFSV; encoded by the coding sequence ATGGAAAATGAAATTAAAGTCATAGAATTATTTGCAGGCGTAGGGGGCTTTCGTCTTGGACTTGAAGGATGGAATGGGAAATCAGCATCAACAGGATATAAAAAACCTCTAAAGTCACCTTACAAAGTGGTTTGGAGCAACCAATGGGAACCATCGACAAAAACGCAACACGCTTCTTTGGTTTATGAAAATCGTTTTGGAAAAAACGGACATTCTAATGAAGACATTGCTCAAGTTGATGTTTCAAGAATTCCTGACCACGATTTATTGGTTGGTGGCTTTCCTTGTCAAGACTATTCAGTTGCAACAACCTTAAAAAACTCAAAAGGACTTATCGGAAAGAAAGGTGTTTTGTGGTGGAGCATTCACAAAATAATTTCAGAGAAAAAGAATAAACCAAAATATTTATTTCTTGAAAACGTTGATAGACTTCTCATTTCGCCATCTGGACAACGAGGACGAGACTTTGCTATTATCTTACAAAGTTTAAATGAACTTGGCTATGCTGTCGAATGGAGAATTATAAATGCAGCAGACTTTGGTATGCCCCAAAGACGAAGAAGAGTTTTCATCTTAGCATATTTACAAGGAACTAATATTTATGAAAGTATAAAAGAAGTTAATCCTACTGAATGGATTTTAGAGGAAGGAACTTTAGCCGAAGCATTTCCAGTAAGTTCTGAAAACTCTTTGTGTCCAACTGAATTTGAATTGAAAGACGATATTGTTTCAATTTCTGAAAACTTCAATAAAAATGGAACAACAGGACTTTTTGAAAACACAGGTTTAATGATAAATGGATTTGTTACAACTCTAAAAACATATCCAAACTATGATGGAAATTTCACGATTTTGAAAGACCTTATCCAAAACGGAGAAGTCACATCTGAGTTTTTTATTGACAAAAACGAACTTGATAAATGGATTTATTTAAAAGGTCCAAAAAAGGAAATGCGAAAAAACGCACAAGGCTTTGACTATCATTATAGTGAAGGTGGAATGATTTTTCCAGATTCTTTAGACAAACCATCAAGAACAATAATAACCGGTGAAGGAGGAAAATCTCCATCAAGATTTAAACACGTCATACAAACTCCTAAAGGTTACAGAAGACTTTCTCCTGTTGAACTTGAACGTTTAAATATGTTTCCAGACGACCATACTAAACTTGAAGGAATATCAGATACCAAAAGAGCTTTTTTTATGGGCAATGCATTAGTAGTTGGGGTAATCGAAAAAATTGGTACATCATTAACAGACAAAATTAAACAAGCAACTAAAGAATGGCAGGATTCCTTTTCAGTTTAG
- a CDS encoding helix-turn-helix domain-containing protein, whose translation MATIKKTKSFGEHLRHLREEASLTLKFVSEQITIDTSLLAKIERNERLPTKQIIKQVADFFKVDEKELQNDFLSDVIAYKILDEEADLGILKVAEEKVKYLKTVHNGK comes from the coding sequence ATGGCAACAATTAAGAAGACAAAATCATTTGGAGAACATCTTAGACATTTGAGAGAGGAAGCGAGCTTGACTTTGAAATTTGTTTCAGAGCAAATTACTATTGATACTTCACTTCTTGCTAAGATTGAACGTAACGAGAGACTGCCAACAAAGCAAATTATCAAGCAAGTTGCTGACTTTTTTAAAGTTGACGAAAAAGAATTGCAGAATGATTTTTTAAGTGATGTTATCGCTTACAAAATTCTTGACGAGGAAGCAGATTTAGGTATCTTAAAGGTTGCTGAGGAAAAAGTGAAATACCTAAAAACTGTTCACAATGGAAAATGA